The genomic segment TGGGCAAATAAGTTTATTATTAAAATCCAAGTATCAAAAACCAGACAAGCAAGATCTCAATCTTCCAGAAAGTCCAGTAGACCTCCCAACATCGTTAATTATAGATGGGGAAATTTTATGGGATAATTTACATGAACTCGGATTTGATCAACAGTGGTTAGATAACCAATTAACTACCAATGGATATGATAATGTAAAGCGTATACTCTACGCAGATTGGCGAGAGAGTGAAGGCATACATGTAAGTCCTAAATAAAATTTGTTAGGATAAGAGCATATCAATTTTCTTGGTGAATATAAACTTTAGTCTTCAACGGGCGCTTTTCTGGAGTAAGGATTGCGCTCTTTCCGCATCTAAGTGTTCATTACAAAAGACCAGCTAATATC from the Niallia sp. FSL W8-0635 genome contains:
- a CDS encoding DUF421 domain-containing protein; protein product: MTLKNKSTRSLLLGNPNIIIRDGVMDRKLLTKNKLDVNQVLSILRQNNVFSVREVKYGILEANGQISLLLKSKYQKPDKQDLNLPESPVDLPTSLIIDGEILWDNLHELGFDQQWLDNQLTTNGYDNVKRILYADWRESEGIHVSPK